One part of the Oceanihabitans sp. IOP_32 genome encodes these proteins:
- the mreC gene encoding rod shape-determining protein MreC, whose product MQQIINFIIRHKTFLLFFLLFLLGIAFTINSHSYHKSKFINSANFLTGGVYNSFNNLSIYFKLKSQNNLLQEENNHLRNLLFNSKHINNSVFSDSAYFDKPYQVISANVIKNSYSTKNNVILINKGLNDSIKEDYGVITSKGILGIIDNSSRNYSTVISILNTTSKISAQLQKTNHFGSLTWNGEAPNIVQLIDVEKIAPVALGDTIVTSGRSSIFPKGIPIGTIKDFELDIAENYYAINVKLFNDMTNLEHVYIIENRDIDEITKLLNE is encoded by the coding sequence CAAAACCTTTTTGTTGTTCTTCTTGTTGTTCTTATTAGGTATTGCTTTTACCATAAATTCACACTCTTATCATAAAAGTAAGTTTATAAACTCTGCCAATTTTTTAACGGGAGGTGTTTATAATTCTTTTAACAACTTGAGTATTTATTTTAAACTAAAATCACAAAACAACCTTCTACAAGAAGAAAATAATCATCTCAGAAACCTTTTATTCAATTCAAAACACATCAATAATTCCGTGTTTTCAGATAGTGCTTATTTTGATAAACCTTACCAAGTTATTAGCGCTAATGTGATAAAAAACAGTTATTCGACCAAAAACAATGTCATCTTAATCAATAAAGGTTTAAATGATAGTATAAAAGAAGATTATGGGGTAATTACCAGCAAAGGTATTCTGGGGATTATAGATAATTCTAGCCGTAATTATTCCACAGTTATTTCCATTTTAAATACAACAAGTAAAATTAGCGCTCAATTACAAAAAACAAACCATTTTGGTTCTTTAACCTGGAATGGAGAAGCACCAAATATTGTACAACTAATAGATGTAGAGAAAATAGCTCCTGTGGCCCTAGGAGATACCATTGTAACCTCAGGACGCTCTTCTATTTTTCCAAAAGGCATTCCTATTGGAACCATAAAAGATTTCGAGCTAGATATTGCAGAAAACTACTATGCCATAAATGTAAAATTGTTTAACGACATGACCAATCTTGAACACGTTTACATTATTGAAAATAGAGATATTGATGAGATTACTAAATTGCTAAACGAATGA
- the gldC gene encoding gliding motility protein GldC, protein MAKNQTSTIELQVELDENKIPEKLFWTAQDGDVTNEEAKAMMLSVWNAKKKETLRIDLWTKDMPVNEMKVFFYQTLVAMSDTFHRATQDEKMTATMKDFCDYFAEKLELKK, encoded by the coding sequence ATGGCAAAAAATCAAACGTCTACAATAGAACTACAAGTTGAATTAGATGAGAATAAAATTCCTGAAAAATTATTCTGGACCGCCCAAGATGGCGATGTTACAAATGAAGAAGCCAAAGCCATGATGCTTAGTGTTTGGAATGCTAAAAAGAAAGAGACTTTACGTATAGATTTGTGGACAAAAGATATGCCTGTTAACGAGATGAAAGTGTTTTTTTATCAAACCTTAGTAGCCATGTCTGATACGTTTCATAGGGCGACCCAAGATGAAAAAATGACGGCTACCATGAAAGATTTTTGTGATTATTTTGCTGAAAAACTGGAGCTTAAGAAGTGA
- the nadE gene encoding NAD(+) synthase, with product MQTEKVIHHIVNWLKDYANNAGVNGFVIGISGGIDSAVTSVLCAKTGLNVLCVEMPIHQAESHVSRAREQIRSLKRRFSNVDDTRSDLTPVFECFKTAVFFDADQKTIDMALANTRARLRMTTLYFYAGMYNLLVAGTGNKIEDFGIGFYTKYGDGGVDLSPIADLLKTDVYKLGEFLEVPESIMKAAPSDGLFGDARSDEDQIGASYPELEWAMKMDTLGKTATDFSGREQDVFKIYKRFNTANKHKMIPVPICKIPNDLK from the coding sequence ATGCAAACAGAAAAAGTGATTCATCACATTGTTAACTGGTTAAAAGATTACGCCAACAATGCTGGTGTAAATGGTTTTGTAATTGGTATTTCTGGAGGTATCGATTCGGCAGTAACCTCTGTGTTATGTGCAAAAACTGGGCTAAATGTCTTATGTGTTGAAATGCCAATACATCAGGCAGAAAGTCATGTTAGCAGAGCTAGAGAACAAATACGAAGTCTTAAACGACGCTTTAGCAATGTTGATGATACCCGAAGTGATTTAACCCCTGTTTTTGAATGCTTTAAAACCGCTGTTTTTTTTGATGCCGATCAAAAAACAATCGATATGGCTTTGGCAAACACCAGAGCGCGTTTACGCATGACCACCCTCTATTTTTACGCTGGAATGTATAACTTACTAGTGGCAGGAACAGGTAACAAAATTGAAGATTTTGGTATTGGTTTTTACACAAAATACGGTGATGGCGGTGTGGATTTAAGTCCTATTGCAGATTTATTAAAAACAGACGTCTATAAATTAGGTGAATTTCTTGAAGTTCCAGAATCCATCATGAAAGCGGCACCAAGCGATGGTTTATTTGGCGATGCTAGAAGTGACGAAGATCAAATTGGAGCATCTTACCCAGAACTTGAATGGGCCATGAAAATGGATACTTTAGGAAAAACAGCAACAGATTTTTCTGGAAGAGAACAGGATGTCTTTAAAATTTACAAACGCTTTAATACAGCGAATAAACACAAAATGATCCCTGTGCCAATTTGCAAAATTCCTAATGATTTGAAGTAA
- a CDS encoding response regulator produces the protein MIKLLIADSHPIIRKGLEHLFSVSSDIKIVGSVANGTEILDFIKHHEVDILLTEINLPKMNGLTVLRHLKKDHPELKTLIFSSEPEEVYGINAIKAGASGFVSKSVNIITINDAILRVHQGGIYLSDALTQQLAQSAKSNKSGSYYKKLSTRESEVLKLLSIGKKNKEIAKELNINEKTVSTYKARLMRKLKVDNLIDLVNQAKISLES, from the coding sequence ATGATAAAATTACTAATTGCAGACAGTCACCCCATTATTAGAAAGGGTTTAGAGCACCTGTTTTCGGTATCTTCAGATATAAAAATTGTAGGTAGCGTAGCCAATGGTACTGAAATCTTAGACTTTATTAAACACCATGAAGTTGACATTCTTTTAACCGAGATTAACCTACCTAAAATGAACGGCTTAACCGTTTTACGCCATTTAAAGAAAGACCATCCAGAGCTAAAAACATTAATTTTTAGTAGCGAACCAGAAGAGGTATATGGCATAAATGCAATTAAAGCTGGCGCTTCAGGATTTGTTTCGAAATCGGTAAATATAATAACGATAAACGACGCCATCTTAAGAGTTCATCAAGGCGGTATTTATTTAAGTGATGCCTTAACGCAACAGCTTGCTCAAAGTGCGAAATCGAATAAATCTGGATCGTATTACAAAAAGCTGTCGACACGCGAGTCTGAAGTTTTAAAATTACTGTCTATTGGTAAAAAGAATAAAGAAATCGCCAAAGAACTTAATATTAACGAGAAAACTGTAAGTACTTATAAAGCGCGTTTAATGCGAAAATTAAAAGTTGACAATTTAATCGACCTTGTTAATCAAGCAAAAATCTCCTTAGAATCATAA
- the gldB gene encoding gliding motility lipoprotein GldB produces MLFKFYLKNLIFCFVIFFMVLSCKPENELEKRIAKLNTSIDIERFDMLFANVSPNDFPNLKKEYPFMFPEQYSDSFWLAKKNDTLQKLLSQEVSKVFSDFSAPKADIESLFNHLTYYFPEFVPPRVITVTNEVDYRNKVIVTDSLVLLALDNYLGSDHEFYVYGNIPKYVYQDFKKEQVVIDLAQAYAKKFVPRQHNKTLLDEMVYFGKLLYFKDRVIPFKTEAERINYQPEQLRWAIDNESYIWRYFVERELLFSTDSKLPSRFINPAPFTKFYLEEIDAESPGRLGQYIGWQIVRAYMENNNVNLTDMFVKSTEEIFNNSKFKPRK; encoded by the coding sequence ATGTTGTTTAAGTTTTATTTAAAAAACCTGATATTTTGCTTTGTTATTTTTTTTATGGTGCTTTCTTGTAAGCCGGAAAATGAATTGGAAAAGCGTATTGCTAAATTAAATACAAGTATAGATATAGAGCGTTTTGATATGCTTTTTGCAAACGTTTCGCCAAACGATTTTCCAAACTTAAAGAAAGAATATCCTTTTATGTTTCCTGAGCAATATTCAGATTCTTTCTGGTTGGCAAAGAAAAACGATACCTTACAAAAGCTCCTTTCTCAAGAGGTTAGTAAAGTATTTTCAGATTTTAGTGCCCCTAAGGCAGATATAGAATCGTTGTTCAATCATTTAACATATTATTTTCCTGAGTTTGTACCACCGCGAGTAATTACAGTTACTAACGAGGTCGATTATCGCAATAAAGTAATCGTTACAGATTCTTTAGTTTTGCTGGCATTAGATAATTATTTGGGGAGCGATCATGAGTTTTATGTCTATGGCAACATTCCAAAATATGTTTATCAAGATTTTAAAAAAGAACAGGTTGTTATCGATTTAGCCCAAGCTTATGCTAAAAAATTCGTACCCAGACAGCACAATAAAACGCTGTTAGACGAAATGGTTTATTTTGGAAAGTTACTTTATTTTAAAGATAGGGTAATCCCTTTTAAAACCGAAGCAGAACGCATTAACTACCAACCAGAGCAATTACGTTGGGCGATTGATAACGAGAGTTATATTTGGCGTTATTTTGTAGAGCGAGAACTGTTGTTTAGTACAGACTCTAAACTCCCCAGCAGATTTATTAATCCTGCACCTTTTACCAAGTTTTATTTAGAAGAAATTGATGCCGAGTCCCCAGGACGCTTAGGTCAATATATAGGATGGCAAATTGTAAGGGCTTATATGGAGAATAACAACGTGAATCTAACCGATATGTTCGTGAAATCTACCGAAGAAATATTTAATAATAGTAAATTTAAACCTCGAAAGTAA
- a CDS encoding UDP-N-acetylmuramate--L-alanine ligase: protein MNIHFIAIGGSAMHNLAIALHNKGYRVTGSDDVIYEPSKSRLEAKGLLPDELGWFPDKINKNLDAIVLGMHAKLDNPELLKAQELDLKIYSYPEFLYEQSKHKTRVVIGGSHGKTTITAMILHVMHYHDRAVDYMIGAQLDGFDVMVKLTDENDFIVLEGDEYLSSPIDRRPKFHLYKPNIALLSGIAWDHINVFPTYENYVEQFSVFIDSIVNGGSITYNEEDVEVVRVVEASENPIRKIPYNTPQYSVEGGQTLLETPEGDLPIEIFGKHNLNNLAGAKWICQHMGIDEDDFYEAISTFKGASKRLEKIAENETSVAYKDFAHAPSKVKATTNAVKAQYPNRRLIACLELHTYSSLNAEFLKAYKGSLNAADVAVVFYSPQAVDIKKLEPVTQEQIANAFQRDDIIIYTNPEDFKAFLFAQNLNNTVLLLMSSGDYGGLDFDDLKSLVK from the coding sequence ATGAATATACATTTTATTGCTATTGGTGGTTCTGCAATGCATAATTTAGCGATAGCGCTACACAATAAAGGCTACCGAGTAACCGGAAGTGATGATGTTATTTACGAACCCTCAAAATCCAGGTTAGAAGCCAAAGGTTTATTACCAGACGAGCTGGGTTGGTTCCCTGATAAGATTAACAAAAATTTAGATGCTATTGTTTTAGGTATGCACGCTAAGCTTGATAATCCCGAGCTATTAAAAGCTCAAGAATTGGATTTAAAAATATACAGCTACCCAGAATTTCTATACGAGCAATCTAAGCATAAAACACGTGTTGTAATTGGTGGAAGTCACGGTAAAACAACTATAACCGCAATGATTTTGCACGTTATGCACTACCACGATAGAGCGGTCGATTATATGATTGGTGCGCAATTAGACGGTTTCGATGTCATGGTAAAACTTACCGACGAAAATGATTTTATAGTTTTAGAGGGCGATGAGTATTTAAGTTCGCCTATAGACAGACGTCCAAAATTTCATCTCTACAAACCCAACATAGCCTTATTAAGCGGTATTGCTTGGGATCATATTAATGTGTTTCCAACTTACGAGAATTATGTTGAGCAGTTTAGTGTTTTTATAGATTCCATTGTTAATGGGGGAAGCATTACTTACAACGAAGAAGATGTCGAGGTTGTTCGTGTCGTTGAAGCATCAGAAAATCCAATTCGAAAAATACCGTATAACACGCCACAATATTCGGTTGAGGGTGGACAAACACTTTTAGAAACGCCAGAAGGCGATTTACCTATCGAGATTTTTGGAAAGCATAACCTTAATAATTTGGCGGGGGCAAAATGGATTTGTCAGCATATGGGTATTGACGAGGATGATTTTTACGAGGCCATTTCCACATTTAAAGGCGCTAGTAAACGTTTAGAAAAAATAGCAGAAAACGAAACTAGTGTGGCATATAAAGATTTTGCACATGCACCAAGTAAAGTGAAAGCTACAACGAATGCGGTTAAAGCGCAATATCCAAATCGAAGGTTAATTGCCTGCTTAGAGTTGCATACTTATAGCAGTTTAAATGCCGAATTTTTAAAAGCTTATAAAGGCAGCTTAAATGCAGCCGATGTTGCTGTGGTATTTTATTCACCGCAGGCTGTAGATATAAAAAAATTAGAGCCAGTTACACAGGAGCAAATCGCAAATGCTTTTCAGCGAGACGATATTATTATTTACACTAATCCAGAAGATTTTAAAGCCTTTTTATTCGCACAAAATTTAAATAATACAGTATTGTTATTAATGAGTTCAGGTGATTATGGCGGATTAGATTTCGACGACTTGAAAAGCTTGGTTAAATAA
- the dnaG gene encoding DNA primase yields MISPSSIDQVFEAARVEEVIGDFVQLKKAGSNFKGLSPFSDERSPSFMVSPVKQIWKDFSTGKGGTAVSFLMEHEHFTYPEAIRYLAKKYNIEIEETVHSDEQKEAANERESLYLVSEFASNYFKKILHKTDQGKSIGLSYFKERGFTEETIKKFDLGYSLDAWQAFTDEALKQGYNIDFLEKTGLTIVKETKRFDRFKGRIMFPIKSMSGRVLGFGGRILTSDKKAAKYVNSPESPIYNKSKVLYGIYLAKQSIAKEDNCYLVEGYTDVIQFHQRGIKNVVSSSGTALTPDQIRLINRLTKNITVLFDGDAAGMRAALRGIDLILEQGMNVKVCTFPEGEDPDSFAKKNSLEALSLYLEENAKDFIEFKANLLLDETRDDPVKKTEAITSMITTIALIPDEIKQQIYARRISSIMDVDESRMYDSIARFRSRRIDDLTKRVQNDEFKDAKLFDVVKNDFETRKVDIQYVLERKIIEVLLLYGNKTEDFEDLVLKENDKNELVLEPVIHQAKVFEKVFLDLQDDEMEFSNPQFKTLYFTIIDKLNQSDNFELKSFINSVDQDMANEITTILMDDERYVLDDWNRMDIFPKEKNKSVAQLVSETILSLRCFLIDQKVKEYQQETVENKIDTNRNILEEVKDYLSLKMLLSRKLNRVL; encoded by the coding sequence GTGATATCACCATCTTCCATAGATCAAGTATTTGAAGCCGCCAGAGTAGAGGAGGTTATTGGCGATTTCGTACAACTAAAAAAAGCAGGCAGTAACTTTAAAGGCTTAAGTCCGTTTAGCGACGAGCGCTCACCAAGTTTTATGGTGTCGCCAGTTAAGCAGATCTGGAAAGATTTTTCAACGGGAAAAGGCGGTACGGCAGTATCGTTTTTAATGGAGCACGAGCACTTCACGTATCCGGAAGCCATACGATATTTGGCTAAAAAATACAATATTGAGATTGAAGAAACCGTGCATTCCGACGAGCAAAAAGAGGCGGCAAACGAGCGTGAGAGTTTGTATTTAGTGAGTGAATTTGCAAGCAACTACTTTAAAAAAATATTACATAAAACCGATCAAGGCAAATCTATAGGCTTAAGCTATTTTAAAGAACGTGGTTTTACAGAAGAAACCATTAAGAAATTCGACTTAGGCTATTCGTTAGATGCTTGGCAGGCATTTACAGATGAAGCTTTAAAACAAGGCTATAACATAGATTTTTTAGAAAAAACGGGGCTTACTATAGTTAAAGAAACAAAACGCTTCGATAGGTTTAAAGGGCGTATTATGTTTCCTATAAAAAGCATGAGTGGTCGTGTTTTAGGTTTTGGCGGTCGTATTTTAACTAGCGATAAAAAAGCGGCCAAATATGTAAATTCACCAGAGAGCCCTATTTACAACAAAAGTAAAGTGTTATATGGCATTTATCTGGCTAAACAGAGTATTGCAAAAGAAGATAATTGTTATTTGGTTGAAGGCTATACCGATGTTATTCAATTTCATCAAAGGGGTATAAAGAATGTAGTTTCCTCATCAGGAACCGCTTTAACACCCGATCAAATAAGACTAATAAATAGGCTTACAAAAAACATTACGGTTTTATTTGATGGCGATGCAGCGGGTATGCGTGCGGCTCTTCGGGGTATAGATTTAATTCTGGAACAAGGCATGAACGTAAAAGTCTGCACGTTTCCAGAGGGCGAAGATCCCGATAGTTTTGCTAAAAAGAATTCTTTAGAAGCGCTTTCGCTTTATTTGGAAGAAAATGCTAAAGATTTTATCGAGTTTAAAGCAAATTTATTGTTGGACGAAACAAGAGATGATCCCGTAAAAAAAACTGAAGCTATAACAAGTATGATTACTACAATTGCACTCATACCAGATGAAATAAAACAACAGATTTATGCAAGAAGAATTTCATCCATAATGGATGTTGATGAGAGCAGAATGTATGATTCCATTGCGCGCTTTAGAAGCAGAAGAATAGACGATTTGACTAAACGAGTACAAAATGATGAATTTAAAGATGCGAAATTATTTGATGTAGTTAAAAATGATTTTGAAACTCGTAAAGTCGATATACAGTATGTTTTAGAGCGTAAAATAATAGAGGTATTATTGCTTTACGGAAATAAAACAGAAGATTTTGAAGATTTGGTTCTAAAAGAAAATGATAAAAATGAGTTGGTTTTAGAGCCCGTAATTCACCAAGCTAAAGTGTTTGAAAAGGTGTTTTTAGATTTACAAGATGATGAAATGGAATTCTCTAATCCACAATTTAAAACATTGTATTTTACGATTATAGACAAGTTAAATCAAAGTGATAATTTCGAGCTAAAATCTTTTATAAATTCGGTAGATCAAGATATGGCCAACGAAATTACAACCATTCTAATGGATGACGAGCGTTATGTTTTGGACGATTGGAATAGGATGGATATTTTTCCGAAAGAAAAAAACAAAAGCGTTGCCCAATTGGTGAGCGAAACTATTTTGAGTTTACGCTGCTTTTTAATCGATCAAAAAGTGAAAGAGTATCAACAAGAAACTGTTGAAAATAAAATAGACACAAATAGAAATATACTTGAAGAAGTAAAAGACTATTTGAGTCTAAAAATGTTGTTGTCAAGAAAGCTTAATCGCGTTTTATGA
- the rodA gene encoding rod shape-determining protein RodA gives MTRETNRYFRFDWITIILFLMLVGFGYLNILSASHSGNTIDYFDFSQPYGKQLIFIFLNFGLIVLLLAIDAKFYERFSSVIYFISILSLIGLFLFGKTVNGALSWYAIGGMTIQPSEFAKMATALAVAKYVSDLNTDIRVFKDQMRTFLIILTPAILVLLQNDTGSTIVYGAFFFVLYREGLPKYHLTLGISTIILAVLSLKFGAVMTSIIASIIIISMHVLRKKKIRLYQTISILSLTIAFSFGVKFFYQSILKPHQQDRISLWLRLEKDPVKLQQMKRTFAYNLNESEKAISSGKLTGKGFMEGTRTTGNFVPEQHTDYIFTTVGEEWGFLGTTFVVVLFVLLIIRILHLAERQKNQFSRVYGYGVASIIFMHFLINIGMVMGLIPTIGIPLPMFSYGGSGLWAFTILLFIFIKLDSNRINEW, from the coding sequence ATGACCAGAGAAACGAATAGATATTTTAGATTCGATTGGATTACCATAATTCTCTTCTTGATGCTGGTTGGATTTGGATATTTAAATATCCTCTCGGCATCACATTCGGGGAACACCATAGATTATTTCGATTTTTCGCAGCCCTATGGCAAACAACTTATTTTTATTTTTTTAAACTTTGGTTTAATTGTGCTATTATTAGCTATCGATGCGAAGTTTTACGAACGGTTTTCAAGCGTGATATATTTTATTTCTATACTCTCGCTCATCGGACTTTTTCTTTTCGGAAAAACAGTAAATGGCGCACTATCATGGTATGCTATTGGAGGGATGACCATTCAACCCAGTGAATTTGCTAAAATGGCCACAGCCCTTGCAGTCGCCAAATACGTAAGCGATTTAAATACTGATATTAGGGTCTTTAAGGATCAAATGAGAACCTTTTTAATCATTCTCACTCCTGCTATTTTAGTACTGTTACAAAACGATACCGGTAGTACTATTGTATACGGTGCTTTCTTTTTTGTTTTATATCGAGAGGGCCTACCAAAGTACCATTTAACTCTAGGAATCTCTACCATTATACTGGCTGTATTATCCTTGAAATTCGGTGCGGTTATGACATCAATTATTGCATCAATTATAATAATTAGCATGCATGTTTTAAGAAAAAAGAAAATACGCCTTTATCAAACTATATCCATCTTAAGCCTTACTATTGCCTTTTCTTTTGGAGTAAAATTCTTCTACCAAAGTATTCTAAAACCGCACCAACAAGACCGCATAAGCCTATGGCTTAGACTAGAAAAAGACCCTGTTAAATTGCAGCAAATGAAAAGAACTTTTGCTTATAATTTAAATGAATCTGAAAAGGCGATAAGCTCGGGGAAATTAACTGGAAAAGGTTTTATGGAGGGCACACGAACCACTGGTAATTTTGTACCAGAACAGCATACCGACTATATTTTTACTACGGTTGGTGAGGAATGGGGCTTTTTAGGCACCACATTTGTCGTTGTGCTTTTTGTGCTTCTCATTATAAGAATTTTACATTTAGCCGAACGCCAGAAAAATCAATTTAGCCGGGTTTATGGTTATGGCGTAGCCTCAATAATTTTTATGCATTTCTTAATAAACATAGGTATGGTCATGGGACTAATTCCAACTATTGGTATTCCTCTCCCTATGTTTAGTTATGGTGGTTCTGGCCTTTGGGCTTTTACTATATTGCTTTTTATTTTTATTAAATTAGACTCTAATAGGATTAATGAGTGGTAA
- a CDS encoding rod shape-determining protein MreD encodes MNAILATHSLRFVILILVQVLICSQIDFLGYINPYIYILFIILFPVKNNRVVFILLSFLLGLVVDLFLDSGGIHAAASVFIAYARPLALKFSFGMVYENQNMKFNNVEFGAKLTYITLLTVAHHIILFFLEIFSISKIILIAEKTLFSSIFTILLCMLITIIFSRKST; translated from the coding sequence ATGAATGCTATACTCGCTACACATAGTTTACGTTTTGTAATACTCATCTTAGTTCAGGTGCTAATATGTAGTCAAATAGATTTTTTAGGCTACATTAATCCCTACATTTACATACTTTTTATCATTTTGTTTCCGGTAAAAAACAATCGTGTTGTATTCATTTTGCTTAGCTTTTTACTGGGATTAGTAGTGGATCTGTTTCTAGACTCTGGCGGTATTCATGCGGCAGCTTCCGTTTTTATTGCTTATGCACGACCCTTAGCTTTAAAGTTTTCTTTTGGTATGGTATACGAAAACCAAAACATGAAATTTAATAATGTTGAGTTTGGAGCAAAACTAACCTATATCACACTGCTCACTGTTGCCCATCATATTATTTTATTTTTTTTAGAAATATTTAGCATTTCTAAAATAATTTTAATCGCAGAAAAAACGTTATTCTCAAGTATTTTTACTATACTACTTTGTATGTTAATAACTATTATTTTTAGTCGAAAATCTACATGA
- the mrdA gene encoding penicillin-binding protein 2 gives MRQLLLFITVILVGLVFISRLFYLQVYNSTANSLFDDNAIRKVYDYPKRGFVYDRNGTLLVANQPAYDVMVIPREVKPLDTLEFCALLKIDKTKFIDTYNKAYHYSPRLPSVFVSHLSKEDYAILQEKMRKFEGFYIQKRSLRKYETTIGANVLGDIGEVNNAIIKKDPYYKMGDLIGKQGIEASYENTLRGVKGIKFIQKDRFNRNIGPYKNGAFDTIPVQGKDITITIDAKLQEYGELLMQNKRGGVIAIEPATGQILAMVAAPSYDPNDLVGRKRSKNFNKLIRDSIAKPLFNRSLQGVYEPGSPFKLMNALIGLQEGVITPNETVTCYAGYKYGNRFMKCHCRVGKRNDLVNGIQESCNAYFATAYRRILDKTGNASTGIDVWSNHAKSFGLGNFLGYDLRVGQKGRIPDRAYYKRVYPKTFYSTYTISNSIGQGEVATTPIQLANMTAAIANRGFFYTPHIIKSIEGETIPEKFTTPKYTSIDKKHFEPVIEGMHQVYKNGTAKWLQVEGIDICGKTGTVENFAIIDSVKTQLTDHSIFVAFAPKDDPKIAIAVFVENGYFGSRFAGKVASLMIEKHIKGFTTRKDLEKWLLERSLEEEYAKQYSGEPFKINRQSTYQFVDKEEFEQLYNRLNAINNASH, from the coding sequence ATGAGACAACTTTTACTTTTTATCACGGTAATCCTCGTAGGACTTGTTTTTATATCGAGACTTTTTTATTTACAGGTATATAATTCAACAGCAAATAGTTTATTTGATGATAATGCCATAAGAAAAGTGTACGATTACCCTAAACGGGGCTTTGTTTACGATAGAAATGGCACTCTTTTAGTAGCCAACCAGCCTGCATACGATGTTATGGTAATTCCAAGAGAGGTGAAGCCACTAGACACTTTAGAGTTTTGCGCTTTACTAAAAATAGACAAAACTAAATTTATAGATACCTATAATAAAGCATACCATTACTCCCCAAGATTGCCATCGGTTTTTGTATCGCATCTCTCAAAAGAAGACTACGCCATTCTACAAGAAAAAATGCGAAAATTTGAAGGTTTTTATATTCAAAAACGTTCACTTAGAAAATACGAAACCACTATTGGAGCAAATGTTCTAGGGGATATAGGAGAAGTGAACAATGCCATTATAAAAAAAGACCCCTATTATAAAATGGGAGATTTAATTGGCAAACAAGGTATAGAGGCGTCTTATGAAAACACTTTACGCGGCGTAAAAGGCATTAAATTTATACAAAAAGATAGATTTAATAGAAATATTGGCCCTTATAAAAATGGTGCGTTCGATACTATTCCAGTCCAGGGTAAAGACATCACCATTACTATAGATGCAAAACTACAAGAATACGGCGAACTACTTATGCAAAACAAACGCGGTGGCGTTATTGCGATCGAACCCGCAACTGGTCAAATCTTAGCAATGGTTGCGGCACCATCATACGACCCTAATGACTTAGTAGGTAGAAAACGCTCCAAAAATTTCAATAAACTTATACGTGACAGTATCGCAAAACCACTTTTTAATAGAAGTTTACAAGGGGTTTACGAACCAGGATCACCTTTTAAATTAATGAATGCCCTTATAGGATTACAAGAAGGTGTGATAACTCCTAACGAAACCGTAACCTGCTATGCCGGCTATAAATACGGCAATCGTTTTATGAAATGCCATTGTCGCGTGGGCAAACGAAACGACTTAGTAAACGGCATTCAAGAATCGTGTAATGCTTATTTTGCAACCGCTTACAGACGTATTTTAGATAAAACAGGAAATGCCTCAACGGGCATTGATGTTTGGAGCAATCACGCCAAAAGTTTTGGCTTGGGTAACTTTTTAGGCTACGATTTAAGAGTGGGTCAAAAAGGCAGAATTCCAGATAGAGCATATTACAAAAGGGTTTACCCAAAAACATTCTACTCCACATATACCATTTCGAATTCTATTGGGCAGGGAGAAGTAGCCACTACCCCAATTCAATTGGCTAATATGACTGCTGCCATAGCAAACAGAGGTTTTTTTTACACCCCGCATATCATTAAATCCATAGAAGGTGAAACCATTCCGGAAAAATTTACAACACCAAAATACACCAGTATTGATAAAAAACATTTTGAACCTGTTATTGAAGGTATGCATCAGGTGTATAAAAACGGAACTGCAAAATGGTTACAGGTTGAAGGTATTGATATTTGCGGAAAAACAGGAACAGTTGAAAATTTCGCCATAATAGACAGTGTTAAAACGCAATTAACAGACCACTCTATTTTTGTGGCCTTTGCCCCAAAAGATGATCCTAAAATCGCTATTGCCGTTTTTGTTGAAAACGGATATTTTGGAAGTCGGTTTGCTGGAAAAGTAGCTAGTCTAATGATAGAAAAACACATAAAAGGGTTTACAACTCGAAAAGATTTAGAGAAATGGCTTTTAGAACGCAGTTTAGAAGAAGAGTATGCTAAACAATATTCTGGCGAACCCTTTAAAATAAACAGACAAAGCACTTATCAATTCGTTGATAAAGAGGAGTTTGAACAACTCTATAACAGATTAAATGCAATTAATAACGCATCGCATTAA